ttaatatataattgtatttttaagattttcaaatgaattagttttatttttctgattttttgatatataattgtatttttaagattttaagatgaattagttttatttttctgatttttttgatatattatttgtattttcaagattttaaaatgaattagttttatttttctgatttttttgatatataattgtatttttaagattttaaaatgaattagttttatttttctgatttttttgatatataattgtatttttaagattttaaaatgaattagttttatttaaggacctttagtcgcggttggggaggcggaccgcgactaaaggtaccctttagtcgcggttggtgtccgcaaccgcgactaaaggctctttctgcgcgggaacgaaagcggcgccaaaaacctttagtcccggttggggaggcggaccgcgactaaaggtaccctttagtcgcggttggtgtagggtacctttagtcgcggtccgcctccccaaccgggactaaagctctgtctatatatacagcacttagcagtttccgccacctcccattctcctcttgacgccgaagccctgccccgacgccgatcgacgccgaagccctgccccgacgccgatcgacgccgacgccgacgccctgccccgacgccgacgccctgtccccagtgagctccgccgccccccacttcccctgccctgcgcgccgccgcccccgcccccagtgagcgccgccgccgcccctgccctgccctagcgcgccgccgccgccgcccctgccctgccctgccgccgcccgccgcccctggccctgcccctgcccgccgcccgctgcccctgcctgccgtcctccgcctcccgccgccggaaaaggaagaagaagaaagaaaaaggaagaagaagaaagaaaaagtaagaagaagaaagaaaaaggaagaagaaggaaaatgttaatgttaaatgttaaatgaagaaagaaaccaaaaagaaaaaggaagaagaagaaagaaaaaggaagaagaagaaagaaaaaggaagaaggaaaatgttaatgttaaatgttaaatgaagaaagaaaccaaaaagaaaaaggaagaagaagaaagaaaccaaatgaaaatgttaaatgttaaatgaagaaaaaaggaagaaaaaaggaagaagaaacaaaaaaggaaaaagaaagaaaaaaggaagaaaatgttaaatgttaaatgttaaatgaagaaaaaagaagaaaaaaggaagaagaaagaaacctaatgaaaactaaaaagaaaaacaaagaaaacaaaacaaaagaaaccaatgcaaaagaaaccaaaacagaagaaaaggaaaaacaaaataagaaaaggaaaaagaaaaggaagaagaaaaggaagaagaaaaggaagaagagaaggaaaaagaaaaggaagaagaaaatgaagaagaaaaggaagaagaaaaggaagaagaaaaggaagaagaaaaggaaaaagaaaaggaagaagaaaaggaagaacaaaaggaaaaaacaaaataagaaaaaggaaaaagaaaaggaagaagaaaaggaagaagaaaaggaaaaagaaaaggaagaagaaaaggaaaaaagaaaaggaagaacaaaaggaaaaaacaaaataagaaaaggaaaaagaaaaggaagaagaaaaggagtgctcaataatcttattttttaattcctcctcctctatgtccccttaatcttattttttaattcctttatacttaaagaatttttactacatgcaggagtgacatatggcggacgatagagccgagccgcttagggatccggaggctgaacgttatttaatgggcatcatcaacaacgagatttcTTATGTGctgggctcagaatatgagcaagaagaggatgtagtctcttcttttctgaaccttgacggtggaacagacattgtcgatgatcaagaaggtgaaggaacggacattgtcgacggaggtcaaccgtcaacaaacgacgatctcgaattgcaagtagcaaccacctccggcgaggtatatatatgcattgagcctctcgtgatacaaacttactgaaatgtgaatacatatgtattaacgcgcgcgactctctttctttttttagccctcggccggatcgagtacgacaaagcgtggcaaatccaaggcgatgaaaacaggagaaacatatgccattgagtttgtcaatgaaaccggcaagcccctacagcacacctcaaagtttatcaaccaatgcggagtcgttgttagagacaacgtcccgatcaccgtccaggaatggaaggagccaaagaaggcacgtcttggtttcagttttgtcaacaagagaacgaaaaaggattgctggagaaagattatggaacatttcattctacctccggaatacaacaaagtcgatgaattcggtaacgaggttccgggtggacgtgagaggaggaggctagttaaatagttcgctcttcagaagatgggcgaagcattccggaacttcaagaaaaaattaacccgtgactatgtcaacaagggcaagactccggatttcaatggacaacatgagaaactgaaagatgattggccagaatttgtgaggcaaaagcaatcggagcatttcaaggaaatatcgaaaaaaaataaggataatgcgagtaagaaaaagttccatcatattatggggccaggaggataccgcctttcggagcctaggtggcagaagatggaggaggacctgagggtgcgaggaatccctctaggtacagagggatgggacccaagggccaaaacctggtggtacgggcatgggggatcgctagacccggagacaggggtgtgtgttcaccggcagaaaaagtttgctcccacccaagcccttattgacgcaatgacccaagctcaagagggcttgatcaagttcaacagagagaaagacgcactgacaacagccctcgggaatgatgaacacggaggacgtgtacgaggcaaaggcaaagttccgtggaaagtagggttttcccaggacaatgacccgtactgttacagaagccgtaagagaaagacggaccgggatgcagatcttatggcgaagtttgcatcggaactccatgagttgaagcagaccgtgcatgaactagtaaaagaaaaatcggctgcagggccgcatgaagatcatgaagcggatcgcggaagccagcagcggagaagcagcatggcttccacggatgccccgcctggtgctagtgcaccgatgatcgagattcgtgcaccggagcctcactaccccgtggatgatgtaaaggagatgaaagaatgtgatctgcattatcccgtggggaacgtttccacaaaggtagctagcggcagtgctttaccctgtacacctggagcactccaccacaacaaccccattgcatatggctatgctcgtgtcacggtggaagacatagtccaagggtttgaggacctggagattgacaaacctacacccgaaggggagagaagacttggagatgtcaagcgccagatcattctatggaaaaagaagtacatagtgtttccaggcgaggcgccaaggctagcaagtccacccccctccgatggtggtggtggtggtggtggtggcggtggtggcggtggtggcggtggtggtggtcgtggtggttcacctacacctccttcactcCATTCGACgtcgtcccccgatccacaacctccggcgggtacgacgccccccaatcctcctacgacgccccccaatccacctccggcgaagaagcagaagcaggcggacagcaaggaaacccgctcctggactattaacccggacccttatgtacctaagaccacaagggtaccggagccatcaccgaagcctctcctcccaaggccttgggaacttagtgaagctgaaaccaaattggccgcgtctgctgattatgagaaatggaaggcggatacgaaggcgataaaagagcctgagcccaagcaagtattcactgagaagcaaaagaagtgggctaaggattttttgacgacaccgtcccaagccgagctgaatatgcctgacgactatggacatgaacttcgtaggcaagcaaaaatattgaaggaggagaaagaagaacgtaaaaaaagcgggaaacaagttgaccagctcgggatgcagaagaaacaatcgatccccccgctcatagtgaaagccggtccggaagaggaccccgagatcatagcagctgcggcagcacttggattgactgtagcgagtgccatgaaacaagcgtccgagatgggtttgactcttcgtgccttcttaggcgttgaggatgcgccagtatgtgagatagcattacaatatgtgcggaatgggcctctcgtcgagcctgcgcgggaagagagtctaccaccacaaatgcgaaatctgctacgttggtacaagcaattcataacatgggccgacaaagaatatgtttatgcggatgttacagaggagcatcacaccaaacggtactctgtacaagttcatatgagtgaattgttccagctgttcaatctgcgcgacctcgacaaatctatgctgagttgctacgttctgtaagtgatttatttctacctcatctcgttcttcattgcctgcactatatatatatagttaGGACaaatcatggatgtttcttattttgcgtcctaactatattgttgtgtacgctattatgcaggttgaagatttgggaatgcaaaataagaaacatccatgatgttgggttcattgacccacatatcgttaatggacatgtgttacaaaatcaccccgaagacgtggagaaagacttgtacaagtttcttagaaagcatcaactcaaaagtcatattctatttccttaccattttgggtgagtgtttctctcttgtgcccattctcttttgtttactccatgcatggtatgtctaatcgatgagttatgcatgactgtgcatgtaacgtgtccgcaggttccactggattctgctaaatattgaacttcacacctccagagttctaatcatggactctatggattcggatccaaagcgttgggccgacatgagaaaaatgctgcaaaagtaattattttcaatcatttgagctctatatcgatcggtctctttcgttcatttcctaatatcaagtaactaataactcccttgttcatttaattttctttgccctgtagggtttggagacggttctcagaagaaattgtcggtgaattcaaacatgagctagattttagaaggttagttaatgtggataagcagccaccggggaccaatctatgtggatactatgtttgtgagaacacccggagacacacctctgagcggaaggcatcggatagcgtgcggaacgcgacggataacttgcggaggaggcttagtccagaagctcgcttccgaccaattcaagaagaattagcaggatttttcatgagggaagtcatcaatcctaaaggagaatactataccgaggacgaagaaatttatatgcatacccgagattgaaacttgttcgaagttgtatatggtcatccatcctaattgtgtatggaaacttgttcgaagttgtatatggtcacccgagattgaatatatattatatattcctcttgaattcttcttgtttgaaatttcatatgcatgtatatagtagcgtagaatatgtgtactgaaacttcatcaaaattaaaataaaacacaaaataaaatataaaagaaataaaacactacaaattaaaaagaaaccgggtttaggggggctaaaaccctaaacctgcggaggaggcctttagtcccggttagccacgagaaccgggactaaaggtcctccgccccgacgaacccctggcgcccacgtggacgggcctttagtcccggttagccacgagaaccgggactaaagcctttagtcgcggttcgtaagaggcgcgactaaagggggggaggtctttagtcgcgcatatttagtcccggttgcacagccgggactaaaggcctttgcgaaccgggactaaagggcttttttctaccagtggcTAGGGATGTAAATTGTTAAACTATAGAACAATTCCAAATAGAGGATATATTGTATGCCCATGATTACTTTTTGGAGACTGCAATGTTTGAGGTCCGCCTAAGATTTAGATAGGGCACCTCTAATAATATGGAAATTTTGCTAGTTAAGAAGTGAAAAGCTGACCAATCAGAAACCATTTGGATAGATGAACAACGAAAGTATAAGTACTGAACTACGGTAATAGTATAAATTAATTGCTGCTATTGCACCGTTAAATCACGCTATATCCTACTAAAATCCCTAAATTGTACTCCCTATGTAACTGAATGTAAGCTGTTTTTGCAGTTTAATTTAATCTTAGAACACTTTTTACATTGAGTTACAGAGGTTGTACTATATATTGAGACCCTGTTAAAAACGTTGTAGTACCCTTATGGCTCGTTATAACCTACTATGTAAGTTACAGAGGTTGTACTATATAAATGAGATTTATTGGGACCCTGTTAAAATCGCTATAGTACCCTTATGGCATCATTATAGCCTACTATTCAAACTTTGTGAGGAATGCAGACAAAGCAAGTAGCCAGATGTAATATAGTTAGTAGCCAGCCATAATATTTGGACCACATTACGAAGGTACACTTTCACCAAGAGCAGTTCTACTACTACAGTAAGATGGAGGAAGATTGCAGTACTCCACATGAAGACATAGGCTGCTAGGTGTGTAAATTGTTAAACTATAGAATAATTCCAAGTAGAGAATATATTTTAAGCCCCTGATTAATTTTTGGAAACTGCAGTGTCTGAGGCCCGCTTAAGATTTAGGTAGGCCACCTCTAATATGGACAATTTGCTAGTTGAGAAGTAAAAGTTGACCGATCACAAACAGTACAGATACATGAACGATAATAGTATAAGTACTGAACTATGTTAATAGATTAAATTAATTGGTGCTATAACA
This sequence is a window from Aegilops tauschii subsp. strangulata cultivar AL8/78 chromosome 7, Aet v6.0, whole genome shotgun sequence. Protein-coding genes within it:
- the LOC141027560 gene encoding uncharacterized protein, with the translated sequence MGEAFRNFKKKLTRDYVNKGKTPDFNGQHEKLKDDWPEFVRQKQSEHFKEISKKNKDNASKKKFHHIMGPGGYRLSEPRWQKMEEDLRVRGIPLGTEGWDPRAKTWWYGHGGSLDPETGVCVHRQKKFAPTQALIDAMTQAQEGLIKFNREKDALTTALGNDEHGGRVRGKGKVPWKVGFSQDNDPYCYRSRKRKTDRDADLMAKFASELHELKQTVHELVKEKSAAGPHEDHEADRGSQQRRSSMASTDAPPGASAPMIEIRAPEPHYPVDDVKEMKECDLHYPVGNVSTKVASGSALPCTPGALHHNNPIAYGYARVTVEDIVQGFEDLEIDKPTPEGERRLGDVKRQIILWKKKYIVFPGEAPSLI